One part of the Sorangiineae bacterium MSr11954 genome encodes these proteins:
- a CDS encoding FHA domain-containing protein: MSSDPNKKSGRTFQCRDVLWETFEQMARELECSVDYLINEAMKQYARQRSYGAQGTRPQFPSSPTRDSAPVPSDRGGGYPPPPPPPRAGGLPPPPARPQRQAPGPLPPPPQQAARGPGMQHGGQHGGLPAPPQRGPSGPIPAAPRSVPPPARSVPPPIPRGNVPNAMGGGGGMASPMGMASNGYPPTHGAPQLCVMYQGEKIPVNKERFVIGRGKQSSDLTLKDPNVSRQHAMIEFQNGIYFMVDMGSTNGVEFNGQRIARKQIAEGDHFKICDHDLRFTYR; the protein is encoded by the coding sequence ATGAGCTCGGATCCGAACAAGAAGAGCGGTCGAACGTTCCAATGCCGCGATGTGCTTTGGGAAACGTTCGAACAGATGGCGCGCGAGCTCGAATGCAGCGTGGACTACCTGATCAACGAGGCGATGAAGCAATACGCCCGCCAGCGCAGCTACGGGGCGCAAGGAACGCGTCCGCAATTTCCAAGCTCGCCCACGCGCGACTCCGCCCCCGTCCCATCCGATCGCGGCGGAGGCTATCCGCCGCCTCCGCCCCCACCCCGCGCGGGCGGTTTGCCTCCGCCGCCGGCCCGGCCCCAGCGTCAAGCACCGGGTCCCCTCCCTCCGCCTCCGCAGCAGGCCGCGCGCGGTCCCGGCATGCAGCACGGCGGGCAACACGGCGGGCTCCCCGCGCCGCCGCAGCGCGGTCCCAGCGGCCCGATCCCCGCCGCTCCCCGCTCCGTTCCTCCCCCCGCGCGCAGCGTTCCCCCGCCCATCCCGCGCGGCAACGTGCCGAACGCGATGGGCGGCGGCGGTGGGATGGCGAGCCCCATGGGGATGGCCTCCAACGGCTACCCGCCCACCCACGGCGCCCCCCAGCTTTGCGTGATGTACCAGGGGGAGAAAATCCCCGTGAACAAGGAGCGCTTCGTCATCGGCCGCGGCAAGCAGTCGAGCGATCTCACCTTGAAGGACCCGAACGTGTCGCGGCAGCACGCCATGATCGAGTTCCAGAACGGCATCTACTTCATGGTCGACATGGGCTCGACCAACGGGGTCGAGTTCAACGGCCAGCGCATCGCGCGAAAGCAAATCGCCGAGGGCGATCATTTCAAAATTTGCGACCACGATCTTCGCTTCACGTATCGGTGA